DNA sequence from the Brooklawnia cerclae genome:
CCACTCGAGGACCGCGGCGTCGCGCGTGGACGCGTAGTCGCTGAGGGTGTCGTCCAGGTCGAACAGCACGCCGGCGATGCCCGGTGGAACGTGGAACACCATGCCGGTCGCTACTTGTTGCCCTCCGCCTCCTGCGCGTCCGAGGGCGTCACCTCGACCTTGGGCGGGTACAGGATCGCCCGTGCCACGTTGTGGTACCCATAGCCGTCGAGCAGCGTCGCGGCGTCCTCATCGCTGAGGCTGTACGCATGGGCGAGCATGCGTACCTGTTCGGTGTAGAAGGCGTGCAACTTGCTGACGCCGGTGAGGAAGTCCAGCCGATCCGCCATCTCTGCTCCTGTCTGCAACGGGTCGCGGTCAACTCTAGGTGATGGGCGGCCGAACCGACGACCTCTCCGCCCGCGGGCGCGGGGTGGGTAGGCTCGGCCCATGGGCGTCAACAGCTTGCGGGCGCATCCGTTCCGGGCGCAGTGGAACCACAACACGCGCTATTACCCCACGGTCGCCGAGGCCGTCGAGGGACGCGAGGTGGTGCTCGACGCCGGCTGCGGCGACGGGACGCTCGCGCGTCACCTCGCGTCCCGCGGCCACACGGTGATCGGCGTCGATCGCGAGGCCTCCGTGCTGCCGCCGGACACGGCCGGAACCCACTTCATCCTCGCGGACGTGACGAACCTGCCCTTCCCGGACGACTCCTTCGACGCGGTCGTCAGCGTCATGATGCTGCACCACACGCGCATCGACCTGGCCCTGGTGGAGATGCGCCGCGTACTCAAACCCGGTGGCCTGCTCGTCGACGTCGGGAGCGCCCGGGACAAGGGGATCGGCGACCTCGCCCGTTCGGCTCTCGACGTCCCGGGCGATCTGCTCGCCAAGCGGGTGACCACACCCTGGGACCCCGGCACGCCGACAGTGGACCCCGTCCTCGGGTGGACGCAGACCCGCGACACGATGGCACGCATGCTCCCCGGGCTGCAGTGGCGGCGCGTACCCGGATGGCGATACGTCGCGACCTGGCAGCGCCCTGTTTGAGCTTGTGTTGTCCAAATAGAGGGGCCGATGTGCCCGTGGGCCCCTCCCCCGATAGATTGGCCACCATGAGGATTGGTGTTCCACGTGAATCCCTCCCCGGAGAGAACCGTGTAGCTGCGACGCCAGTGACGGTGCCGCAACTTGTGAAGCTCGGCTACGAGGTTGTGGTCGAGGCTGGCGCCGGCCTTCGTGCGGCGTATCCGGACGAAGGGTATGTGCAAGCCGGAGCCACGATCGGCTCGTATGCAGATGTCTGGTTCTCCGACATCGTGCTGGCGGTGAACGAGCCCAGCGTGAACGAGCTGGAGACGATGCGTCCGGGCTCGACCCTGATCACGTTCCTGCACCCGCGGCAGAACGAGGCGCTCGTCGAGGCCCTGCAGAAGCAGGGGGTCACGGGCATGTCCATGGACATGGTGCCGCGCATCTCGCGGGCCCAGTCGATGGACGCGCTGAGTTCGATGGCCAACATCTCGGGCTATCGCGGGGTCGTCGAGGCGTCCTATTCGTTCGGGCGCACGTTCGGCGGTCAGGTGACCGCGGCGGGCAAGATCCCCCCGGCGAAGGTCTTCGTCATCGGCACCGGTGTCGCGGGCCTCGCGGCGCTCGGCGCCGCCAGCGCCCGGGGAGCCGAGGTCTACGCCACCGACGTGCGGCCCGAGACGGCCGAGCAGGTCGAGTCGATGGGCGGCACCTTCCTGAAGGTGCGCACCGGGGCGGACGACCAGGGTGTCAGCTCCGACGGCTACGCCAAGGAGACCTCGGACGACTACAACGTGCGCGCCGCCGAGCTCTACATGGAGCAGGCCCGCAAGGTGGACATCATCATCACCACGGCGGCCATTCCCGGCAAGCCGTCGCCGAAGCTGATCACCGCCGAGATGGTCGCCGCCATGAGGCCCGGCAGCGTGATCGTCGATCTCGCGGCCCTGGGCGGTGGCAACTGCGAGCTGACCAGGCCCGGCGAGAAGTACGTGACCGACGGCGGTGTGACGATCATCGGCTACACCGACCTCGCGAGCCGGCTGCCCGGTGTGGCGAGCCAGCTCTACGGAACCAACCTGGTCAACCTGCTGAAGCTCGCGACCCCGGAGAAGGACGGCAACCTCGTCGTCGACTTCTCCGACGAGGTCATCCGCAACATGACGGTGACCCGCAACGGCGAGATAACCTTCCCGCCGCCTCCGATCCAGGTGTCGGCGGCCCCCAAGCCGTTGCCCGACAAGGAGGAGGCGCCCCGGGGCGTCGTCGCCGAGGTGAAGACCCCGCGTCCGTGGTGGGTGGCCTTCAGCGTCGTCGGGGTGCTCGCGGTGGCCCTGATCGTCCTGCTCACCCTCGCCCCCAGCTCCTTCGTCTCACTGTTCGGAGTGTTCGCGCTGGCCCTGGTCGTCGGGTACTACGTGGTGTGGAACGTCACCGCGGCCCTGCACACACCGCTCATGAGCGTGACGAACGCGGTCAGCGGCATCATCGTGGTCGGCGCGATCAGCCAGCTCGGCAGTGACAGCTGGGCGATCAAGATCATCGCCATGATCGCGGTGCTGATCGCCAGCATCAACATCTTCGGTGGATTCACCGTCACCCAGCGCATGCTCAAGATGTTCAGGAAGGCGTGATCCACCATGCTCGCCAACTTCGTCCAGGCAACCTACATCGTCGCCGGTCTGCTGTTCATCCTGGCGCTGGCCGGTTTGGCCAAGTTCGAGACCTCCAAGCGCGGCAACGCCTTCGGCATCCTCGGCATGTTCCTCGCGGTCGTCGCCACGTGCGTGGCCGCATGGGCGCCCGAGAGCTGGCGCGGTGACAACTGGCACTCGGCGATGCCGAGCTTCGTCGGCATCGCCGGTGTGGCGCCCGCGATCATGCTCGTCGTCGCCATGGTGATCGGTGCCGTGATCGGTGTCTACAAGGCCACCAGGGTCGAGATGACCGGCATGCCGCAGTTGATCGCCCAGCTGCACAGCTTCGTCGGCCTCGCCGCCGTGCTCATCGGGTTCAACGTGTTCATCGAGACCAAGCGTGAGCTGGCGTCGGGTTCGGTGTCCGATCTCGGTTTCCACCTCGCGGAGGTCTGGATCGGCATCTTCATCGGCGCGGTCACCTTCACCGGGTCGATCGTGGCCTGGGGCAAGCTGTCGGAGCGCATCCCCTCCAAGCCGCTGACCCTGCCGGGCCGCAACCTGATCAACCTTGTCAGCATCGTGGGCATCATCGCCTGCGGCATCTGGTTCCAGTCGTCGCAGAGCTGGATCCCGCTGATCCTCCTCACGCTGCTCAGCCTGTTCCTCGGGTTCCATCTCGTCGCGGCCATCGGCGGCGCCGACATGCCCGTCGTCATCTCGATGCTGAACAGCTACTCGGGCTTCGCCGCCGCCTTCAGCGGCTTCAGCCTCGGCATGAACGTGCTGATCATCACCGGTGCGCTCGTGGGCGCGTCCGGTGCGATCCTGTCGTACATCATGTGCAAGGCCATGAACCGCTCGTTCATCTCGGTCATCCTCGGTGGGTTCGGGACGCAGGCGACCACCACCGCGGCCGGCCCCCAGGGAGAGATCCAGGAGGTCAAGGCCGACGAGCTCGCCTCCTGGCTTGCGGACGCCCGCTCGGTGATGATCACCCCGGGCTACGGCATGGCCGTCGCGCAGGCGCAGTACCCGGTGGCGCAGCTCACCAAACGGCTGACGGACGCCGGCATCGAGGTGCGTTTCGCGATCCACCCGGTTGCCGGGCGCCTGCCCGGTCACATGAACGTGCTGCTCGCCGAGGCCCACGTGCCCTACGACATCGTCTACGAGATGGACGAGGTGAACGACGAGTTCGACCAGACCGACGTCGTCCTCGTGATCGGTGCGAACGACACCGTCAACCCGACCGCCATGGAGCCGGGGACGCCGATCTCGGGCATGCCGGTGCTCCACGTGTGGGAGGCCAAGAAGGTCGTCGTGTTCAAGCGGTCGATGAAGCCCGGCTACGCGGGCGTCGAGAACCCGCTGTTCTTCTACGACAACACCTACATGCTGTTCGGGGACGCCAAGGCGTCGGTGGAGGCCATCAACTCCGCGCTCCCGGCTGCCGACCAGCACAAGGCGCTCACCGCCTGAGGTTCATCGCCCGGGCCACGACCGGGACGCGGACGGACGCCGGCAACGGTGGCCGAGGGTCCGCGTCCCGGTCGTTCCATGTCCGGCACCGTTTACCCTGACCCGCGGGTGCAGGGACGAATCAGGGCCATGACCCGCGTTTGGTGAAGCCGCGGGTGCCTAGCGTGATGCCATGAGCAACGCCCCCGAATCATCGCGCCGCGTCATCTCGACCCACAGCCTGTCCAAGACGTTCTCTCACACGGGCACCCAGCAGAACGTCCTCGATCGCCTCGACCTGGACATCCGGGAGGGCGACTTCACCGTCATCATGGGCCCCTCGGGGGCCGGCAAGTCGACGTTACTGTACGCCTTGTCGGGCATGGACCGGCCCACCCTCGGCACGGTCGAGTTCGACGGGACCGACATCTCCGACTACAGCGAGGATCGGCTGGCACGGTTCCGCCGCTCCCATTGCGGGTTCGTGTTCCAGCAGGTGTATCTGCTGGACGCCATGAGCGTCATGGACAACGTCATGGCCGTCGGTCTTCTGGTCAGCCACGACCGGGGCGGCGTCCGCCGGCGCGCCGAGGAACTGTTCGAGATGGTCGGCCTGTCGCAGGCCCAGACGCGCAAGTCGGCCACCATGCTGTCGGGCGGTGAGGCCCAGCGCGCGGCCATCGTCCGTGGGTTGATCAACGCCCCGGACGTGCTGTTCGCCGACGAGCCCACCGGCCAGCTGAACAGCGAGACCTCCACACGGGTGCTCGACCTGCTCAGCCAGGTCAATGCCGCGGGGCAGACCATCGTGATGGTCACCCACGACGTGCGATCCGCCGCCCGTGGCAACCGCATTCTTTATCTGCGCGACGGGCACGTCCAGGGCGAACTGGACCTGGGGCGCGATGATCCCGGCTGGTCCCACAGGCAGCAGCGGCTCGCCGGGTTCCTCGACGAGCTGGGCTGGTGAGTCGCATGCAGGCCCTGGCGATTCTCGTCGCCCGCAACGTGCGGCACCGCAGGGGACAGGCGCTGGCGATGCTGCTGCTGGCGGCCGTGGCAGCTGTGCCGCTGAACCTCGGCATCATCATGGCGACCGGCTATCCCCGTCTCATCGAGGACTCTCTGACCTCGGTCAATGCCTCCGACTTCATGGCGCTGGTGCCGGACGACGACGCCGCCGGCCGCTTCGTCGAGCAGCTCCGAGCCGATTCCGACATCACCGAGCTGGAGGCGGACACCGTGCTGGCCGGGCCGGTGGACACCACCTTCGGTGGGGAGCGCGCGTCCGTGCTGGCGCTCGTGTTCGACTCCGACGCTCGTCCGCGGCTCGACGGCTGGCACACGATCTCGCAGACCAGCGACCCCCTCGACCACCCGATCCTGGCCCCTGCCATCTACGGCGCCGGCGGCGGTTACTCGCTGGGCCAGCAGATCGACTTCTCGTCCCCGGCGGGCGACTTGAGCTTCCAGGTGCAGGGATTCGCGGAACTGCCGACGATGGGGGTGCCGAACATGGGTGCCGTCGGCTTCGGGGTGCCGGGTGAGCAGTTCGACGACCTGCTGCGGGAGCCGGGCCCGTTGTCCACGATGCTCCTGGTGAAGGCACGCACCATCGATTCCGGGGACGCGACGCAGGTCCTGGCCGACAACCTGGCCGAGTACAACAACGCGCATCCCGGGGCCACCGTCACCCCGGCCTGGGACGTGAGCCGCGACCTGCTCGCCGAGGGCGTCCTGCTGGGAGCCAACATCTTCGCGGCGGCCCTGGTCGCGTTCGCCGTCATCATCGTGGTGGTGGCCCTGGTGGTCATCAGGTTCCTCACCGTCAACGCGATCGACGGCGAGCTGCGGCAACTGGGCGTCCTTCGGGCGACCGGGTTCACCACCGGGCAGGTGATCACCACGCTGGTGGCGACCTCGGCGGCGAGCGCTGCTGCCGGATCGGTGGTCGGGGTCGGCCTGTCGTATGCGGTGCTGCCCACGCTGGCCGATTCGCTGAGCGACCAGACAGGCCTGCTGTGGCAGCCCGGGTTCAGCGTCGTCGGCTTCCTGGCGACGGTCGTCTTGCTGACGGGAGCGGTGCTGGTGATGTCGGCCGTCGCGGCACTCCGGGTGCGGCGGATGGGAACCCTGACCGCCCTGCGGGGCGGCGAGGTGGCTCGCGGCTCCGGACATCATCCGTTGCCGCTGGCGATCACTCCCGGGCCGCTCAACTGGCTCCTCGGTGCGAAGCAGGCACTGGTGAGGTTGCCGCAGACGCTTCTGGTGGGTGCCACGATGCTGGTCGTCACGGCCATGTCGGTGATCGCGGTCAGCCTCTCGGTGAACATCCTGGGTGATCCGGCGGCATTCACCCGCATGATGGTCGGCGACATGCCCGACGCCCAGGTCGTCACGCCGGACGCGGAGGCCGCCGACCGCGTCCGGGACGAGGCGGCCGCGCTGCCCGGCGTGGAGCAGGCATTCATGTCCGAGCTGACCGGCCTGAGCGTCAACAACATCAACACGTCGGTCTACGTGGCCGACGACTTCGGACGACTGCGCTACGACGCCACCTACGAGGGCCGGATGCCCAGCCGGGACGACGAGGTGGTCCTGGGTTCGGTGCTGGCAGACCAGTTGGGCGTCAGCACCGGCGACGAGGTCGCCCTGACGGTCTCGGAGCACACGGCGACCTACCTGGTCACGGGCGAGACCTCGAGCGGCCGCGGGATGGGACGCAGCCTCGACCTCACCGTCGACGCGATGCGCCGGCTCGACCCCGGCTACCAGGCCGACACCGTCTCGTTGCAGGTGAGCGATCCGGCACAGATACCGGACCTGCTGGATCGCCTCAGCGCGGCGTCCCCCGATGACGTGGTCTCGACGGAGAACGTGGTGACCAGCCTGTCGACCCAGCTGTCGGGATACCAGTCGATGATCGCCGCGATGTCGGTCATCATCCTGGCCTTCATGGGTGTCGTGGTGGTGCTCGTGGTGGCACTGGTGGTCTCGACGCTGATCGTGCACTGCCGGCGCCGGTACGGGACGCTGAAGGCCCTGGGGTTCACCAGCGCCGACCTGGCCGCCCAGACGGCGATGACCCAGCTGCCGGCGGTGCTGATCGGCTCCCTGCTGGGCGGCGCGGCCGGGATGGCATTGCAGAACCCGGTGATGATCGCGCTGCTGAGCGGCCTGGGCATCAAGAAGGCCGGTTTCTGGCTTCCTTGGACGTATCCGCTCGGGTTGGCGGTGGTCGTGACGGTGCTCGCCGCGCTGGTGTGCTGGCTGGATTCGCTGTCGCTGCGCAGGATCAGTGCCTATGCACTGGTCACCGAATGAACGGGGCCGGCGATCCCGCCGTGTCCCACGGGCTCGGGCGCTGGCTCAGTCGAGTGGCGTCCCGGCCCAACTGGCGGCACGCCAGGTGTCGTCCACCCGGTCGAGGACGACGACATCGGTGTTGCCGAGCGGCGGCAGCCCGGCGCCGCCCGGCCGCACGTTGACCGCGCGCGCCGAGATCCACACGCCCATGGCCGCGGCGTGGCTCACCACCGCGACCAGGCGGCGTCGGGTCGACACGATCTCGTCGATCGCGGCGTCGTAGCGTCCCAGGAACGTGGGGGCGTCCTCGCCCCCGTCGAGCTTCGCCAGCGGATCGGTGATCCACGTGCGGAGCATGGACATGTAGGCGGTCCAGTCCGTGGCGCCCTCCTGATCACCCCCGGGGATCTCCCGAAGCCCGGCGAGGGCCGTGACGGGCAGGCCCAGGCGCTCGGCGAGCGGGGTCGCGGTCTGCACCGCACGAGTGATGTCGGAGGCGAACACCGCCTCGATCGGATCCGATCCGAGGCGTTCGGCGAGACGATCCGCCTGATCGAAGCCGACCGCGTTCAGCGAGGGTCCGGGGTATGCCCCGTCGAGGATGTGGTTGACGTTGTTGTCCGTCAGCCCGTGTCGGATCATCAGCAGGCGCACGTCGCTCATAGTAGACGGTCCCTGAGCCTGTCGAAGGGTCGTTTCGACAGGCTCAACGGTCGGTCCCTGAGCCTGTCGAAGGGCGTTTCGACAGGCTCAACGGTCGGTCCCTGAGCTTGTCGAAGGGTCGTTTCGACAGGCTCAACGGGCGTTTCGACAGGCTCAACGGGCGTTTCGACGGGCTCAACGGGCGTTTCGACGGGCTCAACGGGCATCTCGGCTAACGTCCCCTGAGCTTGTCGAAGGGCGTTTCGACGGGCTCAACGGGCGTTTCGACAGGCTCAACGGGCGTCTTATCCTGCCTATTTGACCGCGCCCGCGGTCAGGCCGCGCACGAAGTAGCGCTGCATCACCAGGAACACCACGACCGGGATGACCATCGAGATGAAGGCCCCCGCCGACAACAGGTACCAGGCCGAGCCGCGGCTGCCGGACAGCTGCGAGATGTACACGGTCAGCGGCGCCACGCGGGCACTGCCACCCAGGAAGACCATCGAGACGAGCAGGTCGTTCCACGTCCACAGGAACTGGAAGATCCCGTAGGACGCGATGGCCGGCGTGGCCAGCGGCAGGACGATGCGAAGGAAGACCTGCACCGGGTTCGCGCCGTCGATGGTCGCCGCCTCGATCAGGGCCGGCGGCAGCTCTCGGATGGAGTTGAACATCATGAACACCGCGAGCGGCAGGCCGAAGATCGTGTGCGAGATCCACACCGTCCAGTAGGTGCCGTCGATGCCGATGGCCCCGTACATCTGCATGAGCGGGACGAGCGTCACCTGCAGTGGGACGATCTGCAGCGCGAACACGGCGACGAACAGCCACTGGCGCCCGGGGAACTGCAGCCAGGCGAACCCGTACGCTGCCAGCGCGGCGATCGCCAGGGGGAACAGCGTGCTCGGGATCGTGATCACCAGCGAGTTCACGAAGAAGTCGAGCATGGACGACGACCCGCTGCCCGACAGTGCCTGGGCGTAGTTGTCCAGCGTGAAGTCGGGGTTGGCGAACACCGTCCACCAGCCGCTCGTGGAGATGTCGCGCTGCGGCCGGAACGAGGTGATCAACAGGCCGATCGTGGGCACCGTCCACACCGTCGCGATGAGAATCGCGACCACGGTGGCCAGCGGTGAACTGGTCGTACGGGTCGCGGCCCCGTTCCCTCGGCGTCGGCGGGCGCCGGACGACAGCTCCGGGGCTCGTCCGCCGGCCTCGACGACAGGCACCATCGCACTCATGTCAGTACGCCTCCCTCAGCTGTTTGACGTTGTAGATGATGATCGGCGACACGAGGACGAAGAGCAGGACGGCCAGTGCCGATCCCAGCCCGGGCTGGTTCTGTGTGAAGCTGGCCGAGTAGAAGTCGTTCGCCACCACCGACGTCCCGAAGTTGCCTCCGGTCATCGTCCGGACGATGTCGAAGACCTTCAGCGCGGCGATCGCGATGGTGGTGAGCACCATCACCAGGGTGCTGCGGATGCTCGGCAGCGTGATGAACCGGAACAGCGACCAGCCGCTGGCGCCGTCGATCTTCGCGGCCTCGATGATCTCGTCCGGGATGGCCTTGATCGCCGCCGACAGCACAGTCATGGCGAAGCCCGCCTGGATCCAGATCATGACGATGATGAGGAACAGGTTGTTCCACGGCCCGTTGACGAGGAACTGCTGGGTCTCGAATCCCAATGACTTGAGCACCTGGTTGAGAAGGCCGATCTGGGGTGCGAGGGTCGGCTTGTACTCGTAGACGAACTTCCAGATCACCGATGCGCCGACCATCGAGATGGCCATGGGCAGGAAGATCAGGGTCTTCGCGAAGGCCTCGATCGGCGTGCGGTCGACGATGATCGCGTACAGCAGGCCGATCGCGATCGCGAGCAGTGGAACCAGCAGCACCCAGATCGCCGTGTTGCCGATGGACTGGCGCAGGTCG
Encoded proteins:
- a CDS encoding class I SAM-dependent methyltransferase, whose translation is MGVNSLRAHPFRAQWNHNTRYYPTVAEAVEGREVVLDAGCGDGTLARHLASRGHTVIGVDREASVLPPDTAGTHFILADVTNLPFPDDSFDAVVSVMMLHHTRIDLALVEMRRVLKPGGLLVDVGSARDKGIGDLARSALDVPGDLLAKRVTTPWDPGTPTVDPVLGWTQTRDTMARMLPGLQWRRVPGWRYVATWQRPV
- a CDS encoding carbohydrate ABC transporter permease, coding for MSAMVPVVEAGGRAPELSSGARRRRGNGAATRTTSSPLATVVAILIATVWTVPTIGLLITSFRPQRDISTSGWWTVFANPDFTLDNYAQALSGSGSSSMLDFFVNSLVITIPSTLFPLAIAALAAYGFAWLQFPGRQWLFVAVFALQIVPLQVTLVPLMQMYGAIGIDGTYWTVWISHTIFGLPLAVFMMFNSIRELPPALIEAATIDGANPVQVFLRIVLPLATPAIASYGIFQFLWTWNDLLVSMVFLGGSARVAPLTVYISQLSGSRGSAWYLLSAGAFISMVIPVVVFLVMQRYFVRGLTAGAVK
- a CDS encoding ABC transporter permease produces the protein MQALAILVARNVRHRRGQALAMLLLAAVAAVPLNLGIIMATGYPRLIEDSLTSVNASDFMALVPDDDAAGRFVEQLRADSDITELEADTVLAGPVDTTFGGERASVLALVFDSDARPRLDGWHTISQTSDPLDHPILAPAIYGAGGGYSLGQQIDFSSPAGDLSFQVQGFAELPTMGVPNMGAVGFGVPGEQFDDLLREPGPLSTMLLVKARTIDSGDATQVLADNLAEYNNAHPGATVTPAWDVSRDLLAEGVLLGANIFAAALVAFAVIIVVVALVVIRFLTVNAIDGELRQLGVLRATGFTTGQVITTLVATSAASAAAGSVVGVGLSYAVLPTLADSLSDQTGLLWQPGFSVVGFLATVVLLTGAVLVMSAVAALRVRRMGTLTALRGGEVARGSGHHPLPLAITPGPLNWLLGAKQALVRLPQTLLVGATMLVVTAMSVIAVSLSVNILGDPAAFTRMMVGDMPDAQVVTPDAEAADRVRDEAAALPGVEQAFMSELTGLSVNNINTSVYVADDFGRLRYDATYEGRMPSRDDEVVLGSVLADQLGVSTGDEVALTVSEHTATYLVTGETSSGRGMGRSLDLTVDAMRRLDPGYQADTVSLQVSDPAQIPDLLDRLSAASPDDVVSTENVVTSLSTQLSGYQSMIAAMSVIILAFMGVVVVLVVALVVSTLIVHCRRRYGTLKALGFTSADLAAQTAMTQLPAVLIGSLLGGAAGMALQNPVMIALLSGLGIKKAGFWLPWTYPLGLAVVVTVLAALVCWLDSLSLRRISAYALVTE
- a CDS encoding ABC transporter ATP-binding protein; the protein is MSNAPESSRRVISTHSLSKTFSHTGTQQNVLDRLDLDIREGDFTVIMGPSGAGKSTLLYALSGMDRPTLGTVEFDGTDISDYSEDRLARFRRSHCGFVFQQVYLLDAMSVMDNVMAVGLLVSHDRGGVRRRAEELFEMVGLSQAQTRKSATMLSGGEAQRAAIVRGLINAPDVLFADEPTGQLNSETSTRVLDLLSQVNAAGQTIVMVTHDVRSAARGNRILYLRDGHVQGELDLGRDDPGWSHRQQRLAGFLDELGW
- a CDS encoding Re/Si-specific NAD(P)(+) transhydrogenase subunit alpha, whose product is MRIGVPRESLPGENRVAATPVTVPQLVKLGYEVVVEAGAGLRAAYPDEGYVQAGATIGSYADVWFSDIVLAVNEPSVNELETMRPGSTLITFLHPRQNEALVEALQKQGVTGMSMDMVPRISRAQSMDALSSMANISGYRGVVEASYSFGRTFGGQVTAAGKIPPAKVFVIGTGVAGLAALGAASARGAEVYATDVRPETAEQVESMGGTFLKVRTGADDQGVSSDGYAKETSDDYNVRAAELYMEQARKVDIIITTAAIPGKPSPKLITAEMVAAMRPGSVIVDLAALGGGNCELTRPGEKYVTDGGVTIIGYTDLASRLPGVASQLYGTNLVNLLKLATPEKDGNLVVDFSDEVIRNMTVTRNGEITFPPPPIQVSAAPKPLPDKEEAPRGVVAEVKTPRPWWVAFSVVGVLAVALIVLLTLAPSSFVSLFGVFALALVVGYYVVWNVTAALHTPLMSVTNAVSGIIVVGAISQLGSDSWAIKIIAMIAVLIASINIFGGFTVTQRMLKMFRKA
- a CDS encoding histidine phosphatase family protein → MSDVRLLMIRHGLTDNNVNHILDGAYPGPSLNAVGFDQADRLAERLGSDPIEAVFASDITRAVQTATPLAERLGLPVTALAGLREIPGGDQEGATDWTAYMSMLRTWITDPLAKLDGGEDAPTFLGRYDAAIDEIVSTRRRLVAVVSHAAAMGVWISARAVNVRPGGAGLPPLGNTDVVVLDRVDDTWRAASWAGTPLD
- a CDS encoding NAD(P)(+) transhydrogenase (Re/Si-specific) subunit beta — translated: MLANFVQATYIVAGLLFILALAGLAKFETSKRGNAFGILGMFLAVVATCVAAWAPESWRGDNWHSAMPSFVGIAGVAPAIMLVVAMVIGAVIGVYKATRVEMTGMPQLIAQLHSFVGLAAVLIGFNVFIETKRELASGSVSDLGFHLAEVWIGIFIGAVTFTGSIVAWGKLSERIPSKPLTLPGRNLINLVSIVGIIACGIWFQSSQSWIPLILLTLLSLFLGFHLVAAIGGADMPVVISMLNSYSGFAAAFSGFSLGMNVLIITGALVGASGAILSYIMCKAMNRSFISVILGGFGTQATTTAAGPQGEIQEVKADELASWLADARSVMITPGYGMAVAQAQYPVAQLTKRLTDAGIEVRFAIHPVAGRLPGHMNVLLAEAHVPYDIVYEMDEVNDEFDQTDVVLVIGANDTVNPTAMEPGTPISGMPVLHVWEAKKVVVFKRSMKPGYAGVENPLFFYDNTYMLFGDAKASVEAINSALPAADQHKALTA
- a CDS encoding carbohydrate ABC transporter permease, whose product is MAEKFGQMLLAIVVLVAVVGVLLFLASLARGKRGDVVRSLFFVGPTIVLVAVGLVWPTILTIVQSLRGASGSGALSFTNFATIFTRDDLRQSIGNTAIWVLLVPLLAIAIGLLYAIIVDRTPIEAFAKTLIFLPMAISMVGASVIWKFVYEYKPTLAPQIGLLNQVLKSLGFETQQFLVNGPWNNLFLIIVMIWIQAGFAMTVLSAAIKAIPDEIIEAAKIDGASGWSLFRFITLPSIRSTLVMVLTTIAIAALKVFDIVRTMTGGNFGTSVVANDFYSASFTQNQPGLGSALAVLLFVLVSPIIIYNVKQLREAY